The Montipora capricornis isolate CH-2021 chromosome 1, ASM3666992v2, whole genome shotgun sequence genome contains a region encoding:
- the LOC138043492 gene encoding cyclin-dependent kinase 5-like → MQKYEKLEKIGEGTYGTVFKAKHKETHEIVALKRVRLDEDEEGIPSSALREICILKELKHKNIVRLHDVMHSERRLTLVFEYCDQDLKKYFDSCQGEVDPAVVKSFMFQLLRGLAFCHSCNVLHRDLKPQNLLINKDGELKLADFGLARAFGIPVRCYSAEVVTLWYRPPDVLMGAKLYSTSIDMWSAGCIFAEIANGGRPLFPGSDVDDQLRRIFKVLGPPNEDSWPNASKLPEYKDFSYLQSNGTVSLAVVVPKLSTAGRDLLQKLLVLNPAHRLSAEDAMRHAFFADLSPSFRA, encoded by the exons ATGCAGAAATATGAAAAACTGGAGAAGATCGGTGAAG GTACTTATGGGACCGTTTTCAAAgcaaaacacaaagaaacaCACGAGATAGTGGCGCTGAAACGAGTAAGACTCGACGAAGATGAGGAG GGCATTCCCAGCTCTGCTCTGAGagaaatttgcattttgaaaGAATTGAAACACAAGAATATTGTGAG aTTGCATGATGTTATGCACAGTGAAAGAAGACTAACCTTGGTGTTTGAATATTGTGATCAg GACCTAAAAAAGTACTTTGACAGCTGCCAAGGAGAAGTTGACCCAGCTGTTGTCAAG TCATTTATGTTTCAACTGCTGAGAGGGTTGGCGTTTTGCCACAGCTGTAATGTTCTTCATAGAGATCTCAAGCCCCAAAATCTCCTCATCAACAAG GATGGTGAGCTCAAGCTTGCAGATTTTGGTTTGGCCAGAGCCTTTGGTATTCCTGTTAGATGCTACTCTGCTGAG GTAGTGACGCTGTGGTATCGTCCTCCAGATGTATTGATGGGAGCCAAGCTTTACTCAACATCGATTGATATGTGGTCAGCAGGCTGTATTTTTGCAG AAATAGCCAATGGAGGCAGACCACTTTTCCCAGGGAGTGATGTGGATGACCAACTCAGACGAATTTTTAA AGTTTTGGGCCCACCTAATGAAGATAGTTGGCCCAACGCCTCGAAACTTCCAGAATACAAG gacttctcttaccttcaaaGTAACGGAACTGTGTCGCTAGCAGTTGTTGTACCGAAGCTATCTACCGCTGGAAGAGATTTGCTGCAG AAATTGTTGGTTCTGAATCCAGCTCACCGACTATCAGCTGAGGACGCTATGCGTCATGCGTTCTTTGCCGACCTCAGTCCTTCGTTTCGTGCATGA